One genomic window of Streptococcus mitis includes the following:
- a CDS encoding tyrosine-type recombinase/integrase translates to MKITEVIKKDGSKVYRANVYLGVDQVTGKKVKTKVTGRTQKEVKQKATQEKIAFQKAGSTRQKASTIKNYQELANLWLESYNNTVKPNTQGNVRKLIDNHILPIFGAYKLDKLTTPLIQSIINKLADKTNRGEKGAFLHYDKIHALNKRILQYGVTMQAIPSNPARDVVLPRNTQKAKRKKVKHFENQELKKFLGYLDNLDTHRYRYYYETTLYKFLLATGCRINEALALSWSDIDLDNAVVHITKTLNRDLEINSPKSKASYRDIDIDQATVSMLKQYKLRQTKEAWKIGQRESVVFSDFIHEYPSSSRLKRRLQTHFKRADVPNIGFHGFRHTHASLLLNSGIPYKELQYRLGHSTLSMTMDIYSHLSKENAKKAVSFYETALKAL, encoded by the coding sequence ATGAAAATAACTGAAGTTATAAAAAAAGACGGTAGTAAAGTCTATCGTGCTAATGTATATCTAGGAGTTGACCAGGTTACAGGAAAGAAAGTTAAAACTAAGGTAACGGGGCGGACACAAAAAGAAGTTAAGCAGAAAGCTACTCAAGAAAAAATTGCTTTTCAGAAAGCAGGATCTACTAGACAAAAGGCTAGCACCATAAAAAACTATCAAGAATTAGCCAATCTCTGGTTAGAAAGTTATAATAATACGGTTAAGCCAAACACTCAAGGCAATGTTAGAAAGTTAATTGATAATCATATATTGCCTATTTTTGGGGCTTACAAGCTCGATAAGCTCACTACTCCACTTATCCAGTCCATTATCAACAAACTTGCTGACAAGACTAATAGAGGGGAAAAAGGGGCTTTTCTACATTATGACAAGATACACGCTTTAAACAAACGTATCTTACAGTATGGCGTAACCATGCAAGCTATACCGTCCAATCCTGCGCGTGATGTGGTTTTACCTCGTAACACTCAGAAAGCAAAGCGGAAAAAAGTAAAGCACTTTGAAAATCAAGAACTAAAAAAATTTCTTGGTTATCTCGATAATTTAGATACTCATAGATACCGTTATTACTATGAGACGACACTCTATAAGTTCCTATTGGCTACTGGTTGCCGTATCAATGAGGCTCTAGCACTTAGCTGGTCTGATATTGACTTAGATAATGCCGTTGTGCATATTACCAAAACACTAAATCGGGATTTAGAAATCAATAGCCCAAAATCTAAGGCTAGTTATCGGGATATAGATATAGATCAAGCTACTGTTAGCATGCTAAAACAGTACAAACTACGCCAAACTAAAGAGGCCTGGAAGATAGGGCAACGTGAAAGCGTGGTATTTTCTGATTTCATTCATGAGTATCCTAGCAGTTCAAGACTTAAAAGAAGATTGCAAACACATTTTAAGCGTGCTGATGTTCCTAACATTGGATTTCACGGATTCCGTCACACTCACGCTAGTCTCTTGCTTAACTCTGGAATACCATACAAAGAACTCCAGTACCGCCTAGGTCATTCCACTTTATCAATGACCATGGATATATATAGCCACCTCTCAAAAGAGAACGCAAAAAAAGCAGTATCATTCTACGAAACTGCACTAAAAGCACTATAG
- a CDS encoding DUF1129 domain-containing protein, which produces MSQIDLQKLTKKNQEFVHIATQQFIKDGKTDAEIKTIFEEVIPQILEEQAKGTTARSLYGAPTHWAHSFTVKEQYEKEHPKENDDPKLMIMDSALFITSLFALVSALTTFFSADQAIGYGLITLLLVGLVGGFAFYLMYYFVYQYYGPDMDRSQRPPFWKSVLVILASMFLWLLVFFATSFLPASLNPVLAPLPLAIIGAALLALRFYLKKRLNIRSASAGPTRY; this is translated from the coding sequence ATGTCTCAGATTGATCTACAAAAATTAACAAAGAAAAACCAAGAGTTTGTCCACATCGCTACCCAACAATTCATCAAAGATGGGAAAACAGACGCTGAAATCAAGACTATTTTTGAGGAAGTCATTCCCCAAATCCTTGAAGAGCAAGCCAAGGGTACGACTGCTCGTTCTCTCTATGGCGCGCCAACTCATTGGGCTCATAGTTTCACTGTCAAGGAACAATATGAAAAAGAGCATCCAAAAGAAAATGATGATCCAAAACTCATGATTATGGATTCAGCCCTTTTCATCACTAGCCTCTTTGCTCTCGTCAGCGCCCTCACAACCTTCTTCTCAGCAGATCAAGCTATCGGTTACGGTTTGATTACCCTCCTATTAGTTGGACTTGTTGGTGGATTTGCCTTCTACTTGATGTACTACTTTGTTTACCAATACTATGGACCAGATATGGACCGCAGTCAACGTCCACCTTTCTGGAAATCTGTACTGGTTATCCTAGCTTCTATGTTCCTTTGGTTGCTTGTCTTCTTTGCAACAAGCTTCCTACCAGCTAGCCTTAACCCAGTACTTGCTCCATTGCCACTGGCTATTATCGGAGCAGCCCTCCTAGCCCTTCGCTTCTATCTCAAGAAACGCTTGAATATCCGTAGCGCAAGTGCAGGACCAACACGTTACTAA
- a CDS encoding SemiSWEET family transporter, which translates to MTKQKINRIVGSIGAFIGIIVFIAYIPQIIANLQGNKAQPFQPLSAAISCLIWVIYGWTKEPKKDWILIIPNSAGVILGGITFLTSL; encoded by the coding sequence ATGACAAAACAAAAAATTAATCGAATCGTAGGTTCTATTGGTGCCTTTATTGGAATCATAGTATTTATTGCCTACATACCTCAAATTATCGCTAATTTACAGGGAAATAAAGCTCAACCATTTCAACCTTTATCAGCTGCTATATCTTGCTTAATCTGGGTTATTTATGGATGGACAAAGGAACCTAAGAAGGATTGGATACTAATCATTCCAAATTCAGCTGGTGTTATTTTAGGTGGAATCACTTTTTTGACTTCACTCTAA
- a CDS encoding helix-turn-helix domain-containing protein, which produces MSLSENDKRVLRLIKVGAENSITGAEISLITKLAERTVQDIISRLITRYGVPIIGVRHGTFRGYFIPANKEELLDGAKTFYNQIREEEKRLTVLLNADLESYKETLKEVGGYV; this is translated from the coding sequence ATGAGCCTATCAGAGAATGATAAGAGAGTATTAAGGCTAATCAAAGTGGGGGCTGAGAACTCCATAACAGGGGCAGAAATCAGCCTGATCACTAAGCTAGCAGAAAGAACCGTGCAAGATATTATCAGCCGTCTGATCACGCGCTACGGCGTTCCTATCATCGGGGTACGTCATGGAACATTTAGAGGATATTTTATCCCAGCTAACAAAGAGGAGTTACTGGACGGTGCAAAAACATTTTACAATCAGATACGAGAAGAAGAAAAGCGCCTAACTGTCCTTTTAAATGCTGATTTAGAGAGTTACAAAGAAACCTTGAAGGAGGTGGGCGGATATGTTTAG
- a CDS encoding IS1182 family transposase, which translates to MLDNQLTMDVSPYSSLYDIVVPKNHFLRQLTELCDFSFIYDELEKNYRPDFGRKAYSPIMMFKYLLLKDIYKLSDVDVVGRSLSDMAFKFFLGLAPEDSVIEPSSLTKFRKLRIKDDKLLDVLIQKSVQIALEHNLIKSKILIVDATHTKSHYNHKKPQEILRERSKALRKTIYQHSEDIKIEFPKKPQEDNLEAELTYTEELMAVVEKHEELLALPAVSQKFNYLKEAVEDDLEHLEASVKEEARLGHKTADSSFYGYKSHIAMTDERIITACVVTSGEQSDGKYLPELYAKTKENSLDIETIIGDAAYSGKDNIQLARKEKIHLVSKLNPSVSKGYRKEEDAFEFNKDAGLFVCPEGHMAVRKARTGKKYQNKNQVVTHYFDIEKCKSCLSKEGCYKEGAKSKTYSIAIKSDDHLFQKKFQETPYFKEMARHRYKIEAKNAELKQRHGFDVARASGLFSMELQAATTIFVVNMKRIMTLINTK; encoded by the coding sequence ATGCTTGATAATCAGTTAACTATGGATGTCAGTCCTTATTCTAGTTTGTATGATATCGTGGTTCCTAAAAACCACTTTTTACGTCAGCTAACTGAACTCTGTGATTTTAGCTTTATTTATGATGAACTAGAAAAGAATTATCGTCCCGATTTTGGGCGTAAAGCTTATTCACCGATTATGATGTTCAAATATCTCTTGTTAAAAGATATTTATAAGTTATCAGATGTAGATGTGGTAGGACGTTCCTTGTCAGATATGGCCTTTAAATTTTTTCTTGGTCTAGCTCCTGAAGATTCTGTTATCGAGCCATCCTCTCTGACAAAATTTAGAAAGCTAAGAATTAAAGATGACAAACTGCTTGATGTATTGATTCAGAAGTCTGTTCAAATTGCACTCGAACATAACTTGATTAAGAGTAAAATCCTCATTGTGGATGCCACTCACACCAAATCTCATTATAATCATAAGAAACCCCAAGAAATCCTTAGAGAGCGTTCAAAAGCTTTACGTAAAACAATTTATCAACATTCAGAAGATATCAAAATAGAATTTCCAAAGAAACCTCAAGAAGATAACCTCGAAGCAGAGTTGACCTATACAGAGGAGTTAATGGCTGTGGTTGAAAAACACGAGGAACTCTTAGCCCTACCGGCTGTTTCTCAAAAGTTCAATTACCTAAAAGAGGCTGTCGAGGACGACTTAGAACATTTGGAAGCTTCTGTTAAGGAGGAGGCTAGGCTCGGACATAAGACAGCCGACAGCTCTTTCTATGGATATAAAAGTCATATCGCTATGACGGATGAACGGATTATTACTGCTTGTGTGGTTACTTCTGGTGAACAAAGCGATGGGAAATATTTACCTGAATTATATGCCAAAACAAAGGAAAATAGTCTGGACATCGAGACTATTATTGGTGATGCGGCTTATTCAGGAAAGGACAACATTCAACTAGCTCGCAAAGAAAAGATTCATTTGGTTTCAAAACTGAATCCTTCTGTTTCAAAAGGTTACCGTAAAGAAGAGGATGCGTTTGAATTTAATAAAGATGCAGGGCTATTTGTCTGTCCAGAAGGACACATGGCTGTTCGCAAAGCAAGGACAGGGAAAAAATATCAAAATAAGAATCAAGTTGTCACTCATTACTTTGACATTGAGAAGTGCAAGAGTTGCCTTTCCAAGGAAGGATGTTATAAGGAGGGGGCAAAGTCTAAAACTTATTCAATAGCCATTAAGAGTGACGACCATCTTTTCCAGAAGAAATTTCAGGAAACACCTTATTTTAAAGAAATGGCCAGACATCGCTATAAAATCGAAGCAAAGAATGCCGAACTAAAACAGAGACATGGCTTTGATGTCGCGAGAGCATCGGGTCTTTTCAGCATGGAGTTACAGGCAGCAACAACCATTTTCGTGGTCAATATGAAACGAATTATGACCTTAATAAATACAAAATAA
- a CDS encoding magnesium transporter CorA family protein: protein MKQVFLSTTTEFKEIDTLEPGTWINLVNPTQNESLEIANAFDIDIADLRAPLDAEEMSRITIEDEYTLIIVDVPVTEERNNRTYYVTIPLGIIITEETIITTCLEPLPVLDVFINRRLRNFYTFMRSRFIFQILYRNAELYLTALRSIDRKSEQIESQLHQSTRNEELIELMELEKTIVYFKASLKTNERVIKKLTSSTSNIKKYLEDEDLLEDTLIETQQAIEMADIYGNVLHSMTETFASIISNNQNNIMKTLALVTIVMSIPTMVFSAYGMNFKDNEIPLNGEPNAFWLIVFIAFAMSVSLTLYLIHKKWF from the coding sequence ATGAAACAAGTTTTTCTCTCTACAACAACTGAATTTAAAGAGATCGATACGCTTGAACCGGGTACTTGGATCAATCTCGTTAATCCGACTCAAAATGAATCACTGGAAATCGCTAACGCCTTCGATATTGATATTGCGGACCTTCGAGCACCGCTCGATGCGGAAGAAATGTCTCGTATTACCATTGAAGACGAGTACACCCTGATTATCGTAGACGTGCCAGTTACAGAAGAAAGAAATAACCGCACCTACTACGTCACCATCCCTCTTGGTATTATCATCACCGAGGAAACCATTATCACTACGTGTTTGGAACCACTACCAGTCCTCGATGTCTTTATCAACCGTCGATTGCGTAATTTCTATACTTTCATGCGTTCGCGTTTTATCTTCCAGATTCTCTATCGCAATGCTGAGCTTTACCTAACAGCCCTTCGTTCGATTGATCGTAAGAGTGAACAAATTGAAAGTCAACTGCATCAATCAACTCGTAATGAAGAATTGATTGAGCTCATGGAATTGGAAAAAACCATCGTCTATTTCAAGGCCTCCCTCAAAACAAATGAGCGTGTGATTAAGAAATTGACCAGCTCAACCAGCAATATCAAGAAATACCTTGAGGACGAAGACCTGCTTGAAGATACCCTGATTGAAACCCAACAGGCCATCGAGATGGCAGACATTTATGGAAACGTCTTGCATTCTATGACAGAAACCTTCGCCTCTATCATTTCTAACAACCAGAACAACATCATGAAAACCTTGGCCCTTGTGACCATCGTCATGTCCATCCCAACCATGGTCTTTTCTGCCTACGGGATGAACTTTAAGGATAATGAAATCCCCCTAAACGGTGAGCCAAATGCCTTCTGGTTAATCGTCTTTATCGCCTTTGCTATGAGTGTCTCGCTCACTCTCTATCTCATCCATAAAAAATGGTTCTAA
- a CDS encoding S66 family peptidase: MVSTIGVVSLSSGIIGEDFVKHEVDLGVQRLKNLGLNPTFLPHSLKGLDFIKDHPEARAEDLIHAFSDDSIDMILCAIGGDDTYRLLPYLFENDQLQKVINQKIFLGFSDTTMNHLMLHKLGVKTFYGQSFLADICELDKEMLAYSLHYFKELIETGRISEIRPSNVWYEERTDFSPKALGTPRVSHTNTGFELLQGTAQFEGKILGGCLESLYDIFDNSRYADSTELCQEYKLFPDLSDWEGKILLLETSEEKPEPEDFKKMLQTLKNTGIFKVISGLLVGKPMDETFYDDYKEALLDIIDSNIPIVYNLNVGHATPRAIVPFGVHAYVDAQEQVIRFDYNKK; the protein is encoded by the coding sequence ATGGTTTCTACTATTGGTGTTGTTAGTTTATCTAGTGGCATTATCGGAGAGGACTTTGTCAAACACGAAGTGGACTTGGGTGTCCAACGTCTCAAGAACCTGGGACTCAATCCTACCTTTTTGCCTCATTCGCTAAAAGGATTAGACTTTATCAAGGACCATCCTGAAGCTCGTGCAGAGGATTTGATTCATGCCTTTTCTGATGATAGCATCGACATGATCCTATGCGCCATCGGTGGAGACGATACCTATCGCTTACTACCTTATCTTTTTGAAAATGACCAACTACAAAAGGTTATCAACCAAAAAATATTTCTTGGCTTCTCAGATACAACCATGAACCATCTCATGTTGCATAAACTAGGTGTTAAAACTTTTTATGGTCAATCCTTTTTAGCAGACATTTGTGAATTGGACAAAGAAATGCTAGCCTATAGCCTTCACTACTTTAAAGAATTGATTGAGACAGGAAGAATCTCAGAAATTCGCCCTAGCAATGTTTGGTATGAGGAACGAACTGATTTTAGTCCCAAAGCTCTGGGGACACCTCGTGTCAGTCATACAAATACTGGTTTTGAGTTGTTACAAGGAACTGCCCAGTTCGAGGGGAAAATCCTCGGTGGTTGCCTCGAATCCCTCTACGATATCTTTGACAACTCTCGATACGCAGATAGCACGGAGCTCTGCCAAGAATACAAACTTTTCCCTGACTTGTCAGACTGGGAAGGAAAGATCCTCTTGCTAGAGACAAGCGAAGAAAAGCCTGAGCCGGAAGACTTCAAAAAGATGTTACAAACTTTAAAGAACACTGGTATATTCAAGGTCATCAGCGGACTCTTGGTCGGGAAACCTATGGATGAAACTTTCTATGACGACTATAAAGAGGCACTATTGGATATCATTGACAGCAATATTCCAATTGTCTATAATCTGAATGTCGGCCACGCAACTCCGAGAGCAATTGTCCCCTTCGGAGTCCATGCCTATGTAGATGCACAGGAGCAAGTCATTCGCTTTGACTATAACAAAAAATAA
- a CDS encoding IS30 family transposase: MTKHKHLTLSDRNDIQLGLERGETFKAIGQSILKDPTTVSKEVKRNRQVRESTCDNLPCPLLDKAPFVCNGCPKRRQNCGFKKIFYLAKQAQKQYEQTLVEAREGTPLNSKAFWDMDKVISDGVKKGQHIYHILKTHNLDVSSSTVYRHIRKGYLSIAHIDLARAVKFKERRKRKLPSIPKEAKKGRSYEDFQNYLVLNQLDSWLEMDTVLGRMGGKVLLTFNLSFCNFIFARLLDNKTALEVTKHLYTIKNTLHEADKDFFQLFPVILTDNGGEFARVDDIEMDVRGESKLFFCDPNRSDQKGRIEKNHTLIRDILPKGTAFDNLTQEDINLVCSHVNSVKRAALNGKSAYELFAFTYGEEIPKLLGISKIPAEDVCQSSKLLQHKF; the protein is encoded by the coding sequence ATGACAAAACATAAACACCTTACCCTTTCAGACCGTAATGATATCCAATTAGGCTTAGAGCGCGGTGAAACCTTCAAAGCTATCGGACAATCCATTCTAAAAGACCCAACTACTGTTTCCAAAGAAGTCAAACGAAACAGACAAGTCCGAGAGTCTACATGCGATAACCTTCCTTGCCCTTTACTCGATAAGGCTCCCTTTGTCTGTAATGGATGCCCTAAAAGAAGACAAAATTGTGGATTTAAAAAAATCTTCTACCTTGCTAAACAAGCTCAAAAACAGTACGAACAAACTCTTGTCGAAGCTCGTGAAGGAACTCCCCTTAATTCCAAGGCCTTCTGGGACATGGACAAAGTCATTTCTGATGGTGTTAAAAAGGGACAACACATCTATCATATCCTCAAAACTCATAACCTTGATGTCAGTTCCTCAACCGTCTATCGACACATCCGAAAAGGATACCTATCTATCGCTCATATTGACCTAGCCAGAGCCGTTAAATTCAAAGAAAGACGGAAAAGGAAACTACCTTCCATCCCTAAAGAAGCTAAAAAAGGCCGTTCCTATGAGGATTTCCAAAACTATTTAGTCCTTAATCAACTAGACTCTTGGCTGGAAATGGACACAGTTCTGGGGAGGATGGGAGGTAAAGTCCTACTTACCTTCAACCTGTCTTTCTGTAACTTTATCTTCGCTAGGCTTCTGGATAATAAAACTGCCCTTGAGGTTACCAAACACCTCTATACCATCAAGAACACTCTTCATGAAGCTGATAAAGATTTCTTCCAACTCTTTCCTGTCATTCTTACCGATAATGGTGGAGAGTTTGCCAGGGTTGATGATATCGAAATGGATGTGCGAGGAGAGAGTAAACTCTTCTTTTGTGACCCTAATCGCTCTGACCAGAAAGGGAGAATTGAGAAAAACCACACACTGATTCGAGACATTCTACCTAAGGGAACTGCTTTTGACAACTTAACTCAAGAGGACATCAATCTCGTCTGCTCTCATGTCAACAGTGTCAAACGTGCTGCTTTGAATGGAAAGTCAGCCTATGAGCTCTTTGCCTTTACCTATGGAGAAGAGATTCCTAAGCTTCTAGGTATTTCTAAAATACCTGCAGAAGACGTCTGTCAGTCTTCGAAATTACTCCAACATAAGTTCTAA
- a CDS encoding Rha family transcriptional regulator: MELVYMDGKKEPYTLSSIVAECTGLQHHTITKTIRKHQARFEQFGKVGFKIQAMESGQNTKDYILNEQQATLLVTFLKNTEQVANFKTNLVKAFFEMREELSKFRMQRALEKPKRKTLHDSIENWKQAPKHAHSTMNNLLLKAVTDRNAKQLRKERGGYNGIDSLTSDELEQYQAFEDMVIAMIGLNMSYQEIKAMAFRNKKTRQRSA, translated from the coding sequence ATGGAACTAGTCTACATGGACGGTAAAAAAGAGCCGTATACGCTGAGCAGTATTGTGGCAGAATGCACGGGATTGCAACATCACACAATAACCAAGACGATCCGCAAACATCAAGCAAGGTTTGAACAGTTCGGAAAGGTTGGATTTAAAATCCAAGCTATGGAAAGTGGCCAGAATACCAAGGACTATATTTTGAATGAGCAACAAGCGACCTTGTTAGTTACATTCTTAAAGAATACCGAGCAAGTGGCCAACTTCAAAACCAACCTAGTCAAAGCCTTCTTTGAAATGCGTGAGGAACTTTCTAAGTTTCGTATGCAGAGGGCGCTAGAAAAGCCAAAAAGAAAAACACTGCATGACAGCATTGAGAACTGGAAACAAGCACCAAAGCACGCGCATAGCACCATGAACAACCTGCTACTGAAAGCAGTAACCGACAGGAACGCTAAGCAGTTAAGGAAAGAACGTGGGGGCTACAATGGCATTGATAGCTTGACCAGTGACGAGCTGGAGCAATACCAGGCATTTGAGGACATGGTAATAGCCATGATTGGCTTGAATATGAGTTACCAAGAAATCAAGGCTATGGCATTCAGAAATAAAAAAACACGCCAAAGAAGCGCGTGA
- a CDS encoding DNA-3-methyladenine glycosylase I gives MTKRCSWVKMTNPLYIAYHDEEWGQPLHDDQALFELLCMETYQAGLSWETVLNKRQAFREAFHGYQIQAVAEMTDTELENLLDNPAIIRNRAKIFATRANAQAFLRLQAEYGSFDAYLWSFVEGKTIVNDVPDYRQAPAKTPLSEKLAKDLKKRGFKFTGPVAVLSFLQAAGLVDDHENDCEWKSGR, from the coding sequence ATGACAAAACGTTGTTCGTGGGTCAAGATGACCAATCCGCTCTATATCGCCTATCATGATGAGGAGTGGGGCCAGCCCCTCCATGATGACCAAGCATTGTTTGAGTTGTTGTGTATGGAAACCTATCAAGCGGGCCTGTCTTGGGAAACGGTACTTAACAAACGCCAAGCTTTCCGAGAAGCCTTTCATGGCTATCAAATTCAAGCGGTCGCAGAGATGACCGACACCGAATTGGAAAACTTGCTGGATAATCCAGCCATCATCCGAAATAGAGCCAAGATTTTTGCTACACGCGCTAACGCCCAAGCCTTTCTACGACTACAGGCAGAGTACGGCTCTTTTGATGCCTATCTTTGGTCTTTTGTTGAGGGGAAAACGATCGTTAACGATGTTCCCGATTACCGCCAAGCCCCAGCTAAAACACCTCTGTCTGAGAAGTTAGCCAAAGATCTCAAAAAACGAGGCTTCAAGTTCACAGGCCCAGTCGCCGTCTTGTCTTTTCTACAGGCTGCAGGGCTAGTTGATGACCATGAGAATGATTGTGAGTGGAAAAGCGGTCGTTAG
- the ruvA gene encoding Holliday junction branch migration protein RuvA, which translates to MYEYLKGIITKITAKYIVLEVNGIGYILHVANPYAYSGQVNQEAQIYVHQVVREDAQLLYGFRSEDEKKLFLSLISVSGIGPVSALAIIAADDNAGLVQAIETKNITYLTKFPKIGKKTAQQMVLDLEGKVVVAGDDLPAKVAVQASAENQELEEAMEAMLALGYKATELKKIKKFFEGTTDTAENYIKSALKMLVK; encoded by the coding sequence ATGTACGAATATTTAAAAGGAATCATTACTAAAATCACTGCTAAATACATTGTTCTTGAAGTCAACGGTATCGGCTATATCCTGCATGTGGCTAACCCCTACGCCTACTCAGGACAAGTCAACCAAGAAGCTCAAATTTATGTGCATCAGGTCGTGCGTGAGGATGCTCAGCTGCTTTATGGATTTCGTTCAGAGGACGAGAAGAAACTCTTTCTCAGTCTGATTTCGGTTTCTGGGATTGGTCCTGTATCAGCTCTGGCTATTATCGCTGCTGATGATAATGCTGGCCTGGTTCAAGCCATCGAAACCAAGAACATTACCTACTTGACCAAGTTCCCTAAAATTGGTAAGAAAACAGCCCAGCAGATGGTGCTGGACTTGGAAGGCAAGGTAGTAGTTGCTGGAGATGACCTTCCTGCTAAGGTCGCAGTGCAAGCAAGCGCTGAAAACCAAGAACTGGAAGAAGCTATGGAAGCCATGTTGGCACTGGGCTATAAGGCAACTGAGCTCAAGAAAATCAAGAAATTCTTTGAAGGAACGACAGATACAGCTGAGAACTATATCAAGTCGGCCCTTAAAATGTTGGTCAAATAG
- a CDS encoding helix-turn-helix domain-containing protein, with amino-acid sequence MKNNMRVILAKKRLKVADVARETGLSKSTLTALYYERSKNPTFETLQKVADFLEVTIDDLLNVG; translated from the coding sequence TTGAAAAATAATATGCGTGTTATTTTAGCAAAGAAACGCTTGAAGGTGGCAGATGTTGCAAGAGAAACAGGACTATCAAAAAGCACTTTGACGGCATTGTATTATGAGCGTTCAAAAAATCCGACTTTTGAGACATTGCAGAAAGTAGCTGACTTTTTAGAAGTTACGATTGATGATTTGTTAAATGTTGGATAA